The Stutzerimonas stutzeri RCH2 genomic interval GACATCAGAAACGCTCCAGTTCGGGGAAAGGCAGCTGGCCGTTATGGATGTGCATGCGGCCGAATTCGGCGCAGCGATGCAGGGTCGGGATGTTCTTGCCCGGGTTGAGCAGGCCGCTCGGGTCAAAGGCCGCCTTGACCGCGTGGAACAGCGTCAGCTCGTCGGCATTGAACTGCGAGCACATCTGATTGATCTTCTCGCGGCCGACGCCGTGTTCGCCGGTAATGCTGCCGCCCACCTTCACGCAGAGTTCGAGGATCTTGCCGCCCAGGTCTTCGGCGCGCTCCAGCTCACCGGGCTGGTTGGCATCGAAGAGGATCAGCGGGTGCATGTTGCCGTCGCCGGCATGGAACACGTTCGCCACGCGCAGGCCGAACTGCTCGGAGAGGTCGGAAATGCCCTTGAGCACACCCGGCAGCTCGCGCCGCGGAATGGTGCCGTCCATGCAGTAGTAGTCCGGCGAGATGCGCCCGACCGCCGGGAAGGCGTTCTTGCGCCCGGCCCAGAAACGCACGCGCTCGGCTTCGTCCTTGGCCAGGCGCACTTCGGTGGCACCGGCCAGCTTCAACACTTCGCTGACTCGCGCACAGTCGTCATGCACATCAGCTTCGACGCCGTCGAGTTCGCAGAGCAGGATCGCCTCGGCATCCACCGGATAACCGGCGTGGATGAAGTCTTCGGCAGCGCGGATCGACAGGTTGTCCATCATTTCCAGGCCACCGGGGATGATGCCGGCGGCGATGATGTCGCCCACCGCACGACCGGCCTTCTCCACCGAGTCGAAGGCAGCGAGCAGCACCTTGGCCACCTGCGGCTTGGGCAGCAGCTTGACCGTCACCTCGGTGACGATGCCGAGCATGCCTTCGGAGCCGGTGAACAGCGCCAGCAGGTCGAAGCCCGGCGAATCCAGTGCGTCGGAGCCGAGCGTCATGCGCTCGCCTTCGACGGTGAGGATGTCCACCTTGAGCAGGTTGTGCACGGTCAGGCCGTACTTCAGGCAGTGCACGCCGCCGGCATTCTCGGCGACGTTACCGCCGATGGAGCAGGCGATCTGCGACGAAGGGTCCGGCGCGTAGTACAGCTCATAGGGTGCGGCAGCCTGGGAGATCGCCAGGTTACGCACGCCGGGCTGGACGCGGGCGAAGCGGCCGGCCGGATCGACTTCGAGAATCTTGTTGAAGCGCGCCATGACCAGCAGGATGCCCTGCTCGAGCGGCAGCGCACCGCCGGACAGACCGGTGCCGGCACCGCGGGCGACCACTGGAACGCCGCGCTGATGACAGAGCTTGAGCAGCGTCTCGACCTGCTCGATACGCTCGGGCAGCACGACCAGCAGCGGCGTGGTGCGATAGGCGGATAGCCCGTCGCACTCGTAGGGCTTGAGGTCTTCGCTGCGATGGAGGATGTCCAGGTCAGGCAGCTGTGCCTGCAGTTCGGCCAGCAGGGCAGCCTTGTCGACCTTGGGCAACGCACCATCGACGCGTTCGTCGTAGAGAATGTTCATGGCAGGTTCCAGTTCTCGTGGGGCCACAGCCAGCGCGCACGGCTGCGGTGGAATGACGCATCTTTAACGTCGAAGGTGGGCGCCCGTCCATGCCCCAGACAACTGGTCCTACCAGTTTTTTGTAGTCAGCCGATGAAAGGCACTACCAAACGGCCTTCCAAGCGGCGCTGTTTCTGCTATCCAGCCATTCAGGGTAAACTCGCCTCAAACTGGTCCTACCAGTGGAGAACGAAGGACATGCAGAACGAAAAGCACAATGACCGTCGTCAAGTCGCCGATGTCGTCGCCGAACGCATCGAACGGCTGATCGTCGACGGCGTATTGAAAGTCGGCCAGGCGCTGCCATCGGAGCGCCGCCTGTGCGAGAAGCTCGGCATTTCCCGCTCGGCGTTGCGTGAGGGTCTGCGCGTATTGCGCGGGCGCCGCATCATCGAGACCTCTCAGGGCCGTGGCTCCTTCGTTGCCGAACTGTCCGGCAACCATGACGCCAGCCCACTGATGCACCTGTTCAACTCGCAACCGCGCACGCTCTATGACCTGCTGGAGGTGCGTGCGCTGCTGGAAAGCGAATCGGCGCGGCTGGCGGCCTTGCGCGGCACCGACGCGGATTTCGTGCTGCTACGTCGCCGCTACGAGGAAATGCTCGCCGCCCACGCCAGCGAAGAGGGTGCCGACCCTCGCGAACATGCCCGCCTCGATCATGCCTTCCACCTGGCCATCTGCGAGGCCTCGCACAACCCGGTGCTGGTGCACACCTTGCAGTCGCTGACCGACCTGATGCTGAGCACCGTGTTCGCCTCGGTGAACAACCTCTACCACCGCCCGGCGCAGAAGCGCCAGATCGACCGCCAGCACTCGCGGCTTTACCACGCGGTAATCGAGCGCCTGCCCGAACAGGCCCAGCGCGCGGCGCGCGACCATATCCACGGCATTCGCGACAATCTCAAGGAGATCGAGCAGGAAGAGCAGCGCCTGGTGCGTGCCACCATGCGCCTGGAAGGCTGGACCTGATCATTCTGTAGCGCCGCCGGCGCGACCCTACAGCCGCCGCAGGCGCCGCGTTGTCGCCTGCGTCCTGCAGCAGCCGGGACGCATGCTAGACTCGCCGCTCTTTCCGCTATGCCCGAACGCGCCGTGTCCGAATTCCTTGACTGGCTAACTGCCGACCGCCTGCCCTCCCCCCTCGATCCCGCCCTGCATGACTGGCTCTACGTCGACAAAGGCTCGCTGACCCGCCGTCTGACGGAGCTGGCCGATGGCGCGTTCAGCGTGAAGCCGCTGCACGAAGCCTGGCAGCCCCTGCGCGCCGACGAGTGTGCCGCGCTCGGCGTGCCGGCAGAGAGTGAAGGCTGGGTGCGCGAGGTGTATCTGTGCGGCCACGGCCAGCCCTGGGTGTTCGCCCGCAGCGTCGCGGCGCGCGCGCAACTGGAAGAATCCGGCCTCGATCTGCAACGCCTGGGCAATCGTTCTTTGGGCGAGCTGCTGTTCAGCGATCCGGCCTTTGCCCGCGGCACGCTTGAGGCCTGTCATTACCCCGCGCGCGGGCTACCGGATGCGTGCCGTGTCGACGGCCTCTGGGCGCGGCGCTCGTGCTTCCGCCAGAATCGACTCGGCGTGCTGGTCGCCGAAGTATTCCTCCCCGAACTGTGGCAGGCCGCCGCCGTCACGCCCTGAGCGCGCAGCTCTGCACGTCCCCTTCCGCCAAGGAGAGCCGCTGATGTATCTGAAACTGCTGCAATCGTGCAATCGCCTGCACCCGCGCGCCTGGGACTTCATCCAGCTGATGCGCCTGGACAAGCCGATCGGCACCTACCTGCTGCTGTGGCCGACGCTGTGGGCACTGTGGATCGCCGCCGAAGGCGTGCCCAGCGCGAAGAACCTGTTCATCTTCATCGCCGGCGTGATCCTGATGCGTGCCGCCGGCTGCGTGGTCAACGATTTCGCCGACCGCAACTTCGACGGCCACGTGCAGCGCACCCAGGCACGTCCGATGGCTGCTGGGCGGGTCAGCTCGCGCGAGGCCTGGACGCTGTTCGCCGTGCTGGTGGGCCTGAGCTTCGGCCTAGTACTGCTGACCAACGCGACAACCGTCTACCTGTCCTTCGGCGCTCTGGCGCTGGCGGCCTGCTACCCGTTCATGAAGCGCTACACCTTCTACCCGCAGGTGGTGCTCGGTGCGGCGTTCTCCTGGGGCATGCCGATGGCCTTCACCGCCGAAACCGGCAGTCTGCCACCGGAAGCCTGGCTGCTGTTCATCGCCAACCTGCTGTGGACGGTGGCCTACGACACCTACTACGCCATGGCCGACCGCGACGACGACCTGAAGATCGGCATCAAGTCCACCGCGATCCTCTTCGGCGAAGCGGACCGCGTCATCATTGTCACCCTGCAGGGCCTTGCGCTGTTCTGCCTGCTGCTCGCTGGCGTGCGTTTCGAACTCGGCCAGTGGTTTCACCTCGGCCTGGTGGTCGCCGCCAGCTGCTTCGCCTGGGAGTTCTGGAAGACCCAGTCGCGCAAACCACAGATCTGCTTCAAGGCCTTCCTGCACAACCACTGGGCAGGGCTGGCTATCCTCGCGGGCGTCGTGCTGGATTACGCCACCAAGGCTTAAGCCCAGGCGCGCCGAGCTAGAGCGCCGGAGCACGACAGCCGGCTGCCGTCTGCCTGTCACATGGCTGCAATAATTCCGTTATCTAATGCCGGACGACAAGAACAGACCCGAGGCTTGACCATGAACGGCAAGAGCATACTGATCGTCGATGACGAGGCGCCGATCCGGGAGATGATCGTCGTCGCCCTGGAAATGGCCGGCTATGACTGTCTCGAAGCAGAGAACACCCAGCAGGCCCACGCGCTGATCATCGACCGCAAGCCGGACCTGATCCTGCTCGACTGGATGCTGCCCGGCACCTCCGGCATCGAACTGGCCCGCCGCCTCAAACGCGACGAGCTGACCGCCGACACGCCGATCATCATGCTCACCGCCAAGGGTGAAGAGGACAACAAGATCCAGGGCCTGGAAGTCGGCGCCGACGACTACATCACCAAACCGTTCTCGCCGCGCGAGCTGGTGGCCCGCCTGAAGGCCGTGCTGCGCCGCGCGACGCCGGTGGACAGCGAATCGCCGATCGAGATCGGTGGCCTGCTGCTCGACCCGGTCAGCCACCGCGTCACCATCGATGGCAAGCCGGCCGAGATGGGCCCCACCGAATACCGCCTGCTGCAGTTCTTCATGACCCACCAGGAGCGCGCCTATACCCGCAGCCAGCTGCTCGATCAGGTCTGGGGCGGCAATGTCTATGTCGAGGAGCGCACTGTCGATGTGCATATCCGTCGGCTGCGCAAAGCGCTCGGTGAGGCCTACGAGAACCTGGTGCAGACGGTACGCGGCACCGGTTATCGTTTCTCCAGCAAAAGCTGAGCGCGCCGGGTGAGCATGCGTCCCGGCGTCTTCCATCCCATCATCGCCACCTCTCTGGAGTGCATCGGTTGAATCAGGACTGGCAAGGAGCCCTCATTCGTCGTCTGCTGCTCCTGCTCGGCGGCTGCCTGCTGCTGGGGCTGATCACCGGCGAGTACGCCTGGATACTGGTGATCGGTCTGAGCGGCTATCTGATCTGGACCCTGCGCCAGCTGCTGCGTCTGCAACGCTGGCTGCACCGTGCCGATCCCGACGAGCCGCCGCCGGACTCGGCCGGAATCTGGGGCGATGTGTTCGACAATCTCTACCAGATGCAGCGTCGCGACCTGCGCCTGCGGGGCGAGCTGCAGGGCATCATCGATCGTGCCCAGGGCTCTACCGCCGCACTCAAGGACGCGGTGATCATGCTCGACAGCGACGGCAACCTGGAATGGTGGAACCCCGCCGCCAACCGCCTGCTGGGGCTGAAGAAGCCGCAGGACGCCGGCCACCCCATCGGCAATCTGGTGCGCCATCCGGCCTTCAAGGAGTACTTCGACAAAGGC includes:
- the ubiA gene encoding 4-hydroxybenzoate octaprenyltransferase, producing the protein MYLKLLQSCNRLHPRAWDFIQLMRLDKPIGTYLLLWPTLWALWIAAEGVPSAKNLFIFIAGVILMRAAGCVVNDFADRNFDGHVQRTQARPMAAGRVSSREAWTLFAVLVGLSFGLVLLTNATTVYLSFGALALAACYPFMKRYTFYPQVVLGAAFSWGMPMAFTAETGSLPPEAWLLFIANLLWTVAYDTYYAMADRDDDLKIGIKSTAILFGEADRVIIVTLQGLALFCLLLAGVRFELGQWFHLGLVVAASCFAWEFWKTQSRKPQICFKAFLHNHWAGLAILAGVVLDYATKA
- a CDS encoding chorismate--pyruvate lyase family protein, yielding MPERAVSEFLDWLTADRLPSPLDPALHDWLYVDKGSLTRRLTELADGAFSVKPLHEAWQPLRADECAALGVPAESEGWVREVYLCGHGQPWVFARSVAARAQLEESGLDLQRLGNRSLGELLFSDPAFARGTLEACHYPARGLPDACRVDGLWARRSCFRQNRLGVLVAEVFLPELWQAAAVTP
- the glcC gene encoding transcriptional regulator GlcC: MQNEKHNDRRQVADVVAERIERLIVDGVLKVGQALPSERRLCEKLGISRSALREGLRVLRGRRIIETSQGRGSFVAELSGNHDASPLMHLFNSQPRTLYDLLEVRALLESESARLAALRGTDADFVLLRRRYEEMLAAHASEEGADPREHARLDHAFHLAICEASHNPVLVHTLQSLTDLMLSTVFASVNNLYHRPAQKRQIDRQHSRLYHAVIERLPEQAQRAARDHIHGIRDNLKEIEQEEQRLVRATMRLEGWT
- the phoB gene encoding phosphate regulon transcriptional regulator PhoB, yielding MNGKSILIVDDEAPIREMIVVALEMAGYDCLEAENTQQAHALIIDRKPDLILLDWMLPGTSGIELARRLKRDELTADTPIIMLTAKGEEDNKIQGLEVGADDYITKPFSPRELVARLKAVLRRATPVDSESPIEIGGLLLDPVSHRVTIDGKPAEMGPTEYRLLQFFMTHQERAYTRSQLLDQVWGGNVYVEERTVDVHIRRLRKALGEAYENLVQTVRGTGYRFSSKS
- the glcD gene encoding glycolate oxidase subunit GlcD — translated: MNILYDERVDGALPKVDKAALLAELQAQLPDLDILHRSEDLKPYECDGLSAYRTTPLLVVLPERIEQVETLLKLCHQRGVPVVARGAGTGLSGGALPLEQGILLVMARFNKILEVDPAGRFARVQPGVRNLAISQAAAPYELYYAPDPSSQIACSIGGNVAENAGGVHCLKYGLTVHNLLKVDILTVEGERMTLGSDALDSPGFDLLALFTGSEGMLGIVTEVTVKLLPKPQVAKVLLAAFDSVEKAGRAVGDIIAAGIIPGGLEMMDNLSIRAAEDFIHAGYPVDAEAILLCELDGVEADVHDDCARVSEVLKLAGATEVRLAKDEAERVRFWAGRKNAFPAVGRISPDYYCMDGTIPRRELPGVLKGISDLSEQFGLRVANVFHAGDGNMHPLILFDANQPGELERAEDLGGKILELCVKVGGSITGEHGVGREKINQMCSQFNADELTLFHAVKAAFDPSGLLNPGKNIPTLHRCAEFGRMHIHNGQLPFPELERF